The Hymenobacter sp. DG25A nucleotide sequence GTCGAGTGGTGGGCGCTGGCGGCGTACGTACTCATTGTAGTGGGCGTTACGGTAGTGTTTTTAGCGTTGGTAAGCTGAGATTGGGGAAAGCCGGGACACCGTTAGTTCGGGGGCCGCGGGCTATGGAGTAAGCTAAAAAATCGACCAGCTAGGCAACGGTTTTCGGGGTTGATGCCTCTATGCGGATAAACCTATATTTCATAATCCGCATGAAACCTCTTTTGTTGTGTGGCCTGCTGCTATCCTGCGGCACTGCTGTTGCTCAATCCACCACCTACCAGGGCCTGCCCGTCATTAAGGCGCACCAGGCCCAGGCTGATTACCGCCTGGGCCGGGAGTGGGTAAAAGGCAACTGGCGCATTGCCTCCGAAGCCAGCCCCGACGTGCTGAACCTGACCCTGCACGCGGGCAAAGAAACCGTGGTGTTTCGCACCGATCAGGATTCTATTAGCTACACGCTGAAGCCAAGCAGTGCCCAACGCTTCTACGTGCGCCTCGACGACGGCCGCTATGCCCTGACGGAACTGCGCGCCACGGCGTTTGCCATTGAGCCGTTGCGTTTTGAGCGGGCGCGCCCGACCCCGCCGTATGCGTTCCGCTACGAGGCTGGCAGCGGCAACACTTACCTCACCCAGCTGCGCCAGCAGTACAACTTGGATGCCGTGGTGCAGGGTGCCCAAAACGACACCGAGCGTGCCCTGCGCCTGCTGCACTGGGTGCATCAGCAGTGGGACCACAACGGCAGCAATCAGCCCACCAAGAGCGACGCCATTTCCATTCTGGAAGAAGTTAAGCTGGGCAAGCAGTTCCGCTGCGTGGAATACGGCATTGTGGCCACTTCCTGCCTGAATGCTTTCGGGTTGAAGTCACGGGTGCTGGCCCTGAAAACCAAAGATGTGGAAACTACAGAGAGCGGCGCCGGTCACGTGCTGCTGGAAACCTGGCTGCCCGATCTGCAAAAGTGGGTCCTGCTGGACGGGCAGTGGGACATAATGCCTGTGCTACGAGGCAAGCCGCTGAACGCGGTGGAGTTTCAGCAAGCCATTGCCAAGCATTACAAAGACCTGGAAATCCGTAGCCTGTCGGGGGCCAGCAAAATGAGCTATGTAAACTGGATTGCGCCCTACCTGTACTACCTGGATGTGAAGTTCGACAACCGCGAAGGGCTGGGGTTGGAGCGCGCCAAAGTGAATGGCAAGGGTAGCCTGATGCTGGTGCCCGCCGGCGCCAAGGAACCAACCGTGTTTCAGGTGCAGAATCCTATCAACTACTGCCTCTATACCCGTTCGTTGGCAGCTTTTTACGCCAAGCCCGAGTAAGCGCGGCCTGTTTTTGCCGGGCACGCAGCCGGTTGGGGAGGTATCCGTTTGCGGTAGTGTGCGTACGCATTGGGTATACTCACACGCAAACACAATGGCTCCCCAACTCGGCAAACTTCTTCTATTACTTGGCCTGGGGCTGGCCGTGCTAGGGGCTTTTATCTGGCTGGGCGGCGGAAGTCTGCTGAGCTGGTTCGGCCGCTTGCCGGGTGATATCCGGGTGGAGCGGCCGGGCTTTCGGCTTTATGTTCCGTTGGTTTCTATCCTTCTGGTGAGCTTGCTGATCAGCCTGATTATTTGGCTGGTGCGCCGGCTGGGCTAGCGGCTTTTCTCGCCGAGGCGGCGGCTCACCTGAATACCTACCTGGCGCTGGTACTCATTGCCAAATAGCACAAACGCATTTACTCCCCAGTGGGGGGCAAGCTGCCCCCGGGCTTCCGCAAAACCCGACCAGCGGCTGGTACCGGGTAGTAACTCGTAGCCTTTGGCCCGTGCGCCACCCGCTAACAGGCGCCAGCGTGTTCCGCCAAATCCGGTGCCTACCCCTAACCGATGCTGCGGATTGCCGGGGCCATAGCCCAAAAAGTTATAGTCGGCCTGCGCATAAACGGACTGGCGCTGGCCCAAGCGTAAGGAGCCTTGTATTTCCACAAGGCTTATTTCATCTCCGTATTTCCTCTCGTGGTAGCCCAGATTACCAAACATCAAGCCCAGTCCCACGCCAAAGTACCGCCGGTCGCCTTGCATGTAGGGGTTTAGGCTGTAAAGGGAAGTGTGCTTTTTCCTGGACGAAATCTGTAGCGAATCATCGAATAGGGGTACTTGCTGGTCGCTACCCAGGTGGAGGCGCAGGCCAAAGGTTTTCTCCGCCTTATGGCTCCCGGTAGCATCATAGCTGGGCATGATGGTTTTAGAAACATCCAGCGAGCCAGTGGTGTACTCATGTTGGTAAGGTAATAGCGCACTGTTGCCGCCACAACCGCCCCCATAGGTGTTTTGCTGCCGCTGAAAGGAGCCCTGACTCCAGGCCGCCGCCACGGTATAATAGCTTTTCGGGGTGGCTTGGGCGGAATCGGCAGGGATTTGACTGGTGAGCAAAAACAGGGTGCAGGCAAGTCCCAGCGGTACCGACACACGGAAGGGTCGAACTGCCTGCGGTGTGCCTAGTAACCATGCACCACCCTCCAGCAGAATCACAGCCAATAGCATTACTTTCACTACCAGTACCTCCGGCAGCGTAAGGGCCCATTGCCCTAGCCAGGCAGTAAGCACAAGCATACCTGCCACGCCCAACAGGTTGCGCACCGGATAATTACCGGGCACCCGCTCAGGCTGTGCCGCCCGACGAATCAACAATGCCCACCCCAGCAAGAAAAGCGGCGCTAACAGTAAAAGCGCCCATTGCACCTGCTTTAAAAGCAGACCGCCATGCATGTGCTCTGCGGCCCCTACCTGCTCGCCGGCCGGGTTTCGCCAGAACTCAATCAGGAACCGGGCCGCCAGGAGCAGCCCCATGTGCAGTAGTCGGCGGCTGCCGCCCGGCCAAGCCCGATTTCGGGTCAGTAAAAGCACTCCGCCTACTGCCGCACACGCCAGCAGGCTGTAGAGCTGCGTAGGATGCACCGGCAACGAATGCGCGGCCCCGGCCGGGAGCAGCCCCTGCGAAACCTGCCACAGATACGGCAAAGTATCGGGCGGGTAGGTGAGGCCCCAGCTGCTGTGCGTCAGCTCGCCAAAGCAGCAGCCCGTGAGCGTGCAGCCCACGCACTGCACCATAAGTGCCGCACACATGGGCAAGGTAAAGGCATCAAATACGTGCCAGCTAAAGCCAAAGGGGCGTCGCAAAGCCAGGAGCGTGAGCGTGCCGGCCAGCGCGCCGCCCAACACCGTGCGGGCTTCCGAATCGGGCCAGTGCCCGGTGAGCAGCAGGCCCCGCCACTCCGGCCCTGTAAACGCCAGCATCTTGGTGCCGATAATAAACATCAAAGTTGTGCAGGCCAGCACCACCAGCCAGGTGCGCAGCGGGTACCCCCGCCGATGCCCCTCCCAAACCAGCAAGCCCAGGTTTAGCGTGAAAGCCAGAACATAGAATAGGGTATAAAAATCGAAATGCGGATCAGCAGGAATAGCCCACAGCAGGCTGGGTACAGGGCCCATGGATAGAAGTATAGACGGTGATACAAGACTTAACCAGCATACAGGCAGCTGCAACCCCGGATGGTAGGTTTCTGCAAGCGTTAAATCCCGCTTTTAAGCCGAATCAATAATAAGGGAGTTGCTGTGGATTGCTATTCTAAAAGTTCGGCTATTCCGACTCGATACAGATAATCAAATGTGATATAAATACTTGGCTGATTGTTGTTTATATGCAATAAATCAGACTTATATTATTAATCAGATGGCTCCGGAAATCAAGGGCCTAATGCTTAGCGGATGGGGAAACGTCCACGCCAGGTGCGCGTTGCGGCTTCCTGGCCGGGGCCTCATACTCCACAATATTCTCCACCATGCCTTTGAAGATGACGGCATGAAACGGCAGCATGGCATACCAGTACAGGCGCCCGGCCAGGCCGTAAGGGCGGAAGGCCGCCAGCTGCTCCAGGGTGTGCGAACCATCCGGGTTGTCCAGAATGCGGAACTGCAGCCAGGCCTCACCCGGCAGCTTCATTTCGGCGTAGAGCAGCAGGCGGCGGCCTTCCTGGTCGGCTACCAGCACGCGCCAGAAATCCAGCGGGTCGCCGGCGCGCAGGTCGGTGGGGGAGCGGCGGCCGCGGCGCAGTCCCACGCCGCCCACCAGCTTATCCAGGAAGCCGCGCACCTTCCACAGCCAGTCTACCTTGTACCAGCCACGGTCGCCGCCAATCTGCCAGATGTTGCGGCGCACCTGCTCCGGGTCGCGCGTGAAGCGTAGCGTCTGGCGGTCCTGGAGCATGCCGTGCTGGGGCATCTGAATGTGGTCCATGTAGTTGCGGGGCATTACGCCGCTGCTCAGGGCGTCACTCCAGCTGCTGAGCACCTCATTTTGCTCAATGCGCTGAAACGCCAGCTGCAGCGCCTCCCGGTACGACATGCACGGATGGGGAATCACTTCCTGAATACTGCGGGCGGGGTCTGCCACGGTATCATTCCGCAGGCTTTCCACCAGGCTTTGTGCCAGCGAAAACGTAGTTTTTGTGACCAGGTACAGCCACCAGGAAGACAGGCGCGGCGTGAGCACCGGCACCGTAATAATATAGCGCCGGTAGCCGCGCACGGCCGCCAGCCCCTGCAGCATCTCGCGGTACGTGAGCACATCGGGCCCGCCAATATCAAAGCTGCGCCCTAAGCAGGCCGGGTTGTTGAGCACGGCGGTGAGGTAGGACATCACGTCCCGAATGCCAATGGGCTGGCAGCGCGAGTTCAGCCAGCGGGGCGTCACCATCACGGGGAGCTTCTCCACCAAATCCCGGATAATCTCAAACGAAGCCGAGCCCGAGCCAATGATAATGCTGGCCCGCAGCACCGTCAGCGCCGCTTTGGCCGACTTTTTCAACTCTTTTTCCACGGCCCGGCGGGAGCGTAAGTGGGTGCTCAGGGCCCGGTCATTGGCAATGCCGGAGAGGTAGATAATCTGGCAGGCTGCCGTTTGGTTAAGCGCCGCCGCAAAGTGCTGTGCCGACTGCTGCTCGGCCCGAAAAAAATCCTTGGTGTGCCCGCTCATGGAATGCACCAGGTAGTAGGCGGCGTCCAGATCAGCGGGAAAGGTGTGCAGCGTTTCGGGCTTGAGCAGGTCGCCTTCCACCACCGTAACGTTATTTTGTTGCCCGGCGGGCAGCTGGAAGCGGCGGGCATCCCGCACCAGGCACACTACCTCGTGGCCGGCTTCCACCAGCAGCGGCAGCAGGCGCTGACCTATGTAGCCGGTAGCCCCGGTGAGCAGAATTTTCATATGCGGGCTAAGTATGGTCTCCAATTAGGAATCAATCAGCCCACAATTAGTTTATAAGAAGTCGAATATGAGCTACTTAAAATAGCTGGTTACAAGGATTTTAAAGGTTTGAAAAAGAGCTGGCAAAAGTCGGTTTTCCTCCCGAATTCGTTTTGTAAGTAGGCAATAGCGGTTTAGGTTGCTCTCCTTATCAAATTAGAAGGGCCTAGAAATCATGTGTAAATTATTCTTGAGGGTGTTTCTTATAGCTATAGTGTGTGGATTTGCGGCCTGTAAAAAGGAAGAAGCAGCTCCAGGTCCTGCCTTTGATGGCAAACCGTATTACACATTCCAACCTGAAGACCGGCTATGGTTACAAATGCAAGTGGGAGATGAATGGACCTTTGAAAAGGCCGGCCAAAAAATGCGCTATAGGGTATTAGATATTGATGAACAGCGCCATTCCAAGAGTAGCTGGGGTGGATTCTTTGGTAACTCTACTTATTACTATTACGATGAGGCAATAGTCACCATTCAGCGTTTGGATTCAGCAGCCTATTGCGAGCTAATTTTTGGACGGAAACCACCTTACGGAGCTCAGGAAGAAAATCCGCCCTTTGATAAGGGAAGATTCTATGCTGCCGGGCGCTGGGATACCTATGTTGGAAACATCAACCCAAACCATAATACATGGGGCCTAGTCCGCAACATTCTAAACTTCCCTCCCGAGCCTAATTCATACAGGTTTACATCACTGGATATTAATGGGAAATTGTATAGCAAAGTAATGCCCATGTATGCAGCAGCTACAGATCCTTATCCGTGTACCAGCTGCACCCAAAAGCAGTATATTATTCAGTTGTATTATGACCAGCAGGCAGGTGTTATTCAGCTATTTGACCGAAAGCATGAAGCTTGGAATCGAGTGCCTTAATAAATGGTAATTACACAAGCTGATATTCTTTATCAGCGTTTGCGCTTCTTGGGTCGCCGGCTTTTGCGGGCGGGGCGTTTCTCCCGTTCGGCTTTGCGCTCGGCCCGAAAAGCCAGTCGTTCTTCCATACGGCCCATCAGTCGCTCGCGCACATGCTTCGCCAGCTCCGAGAGCGGCACCAGCTGCGTGGTGCGCAGAAAGCTCAATACTTCGCGGCGGCGCAGGGTGCTTACGCCAGCCAGGCCGCGGGCCAGCAGGAACTGCTTTATTTCTTCCAGCCTCAACAGAGCCGCCACGGCGGGGCGCTCCACGGTGGCATTGTACAAGGCGGGGCGGTGCAGCTGCAGCCCATCGGCCGAAGCCACCAGAATACCCACCCATTCGGGGAGCAGGGGGACGAGCTTTAAAACATGCTTTTCCGTGATAACGAAGGTGACGAAATCGTAGGCCTGGCTGTAGCAAGGGAGCTGTTTGGCCACGCGCTGCAGGGTGTCGGCGTCGCCTTTCAGCTCGTAGCCGTGCATAAAGTGCTCGGTAATGTGCACCACATCGGCGCGGGTGGTGCCGGTGGGCAGCTCATCCACGTACATTCCGCTCTGCAGCAGCGGATACAACAAGGCGCGTATTTCGGGGTCGTTCACAACAAATCAGGCCATTACCAAGCCGCAAGATACGGCGGTTGCCGGGGCCTTAGAAATAAAACCTCGGCCTGAAATGTCCTGGTGCCCTACCTTCGCCTCCGTTATTGGTTGTTGAATTTTGCTCATCGTATGCCGCTGCCCATTACTTCCCGCACCTGGCTTTGGTTATTTCTGGCGGCCCTGGGGCTGTCGTTTCTGATTGGGCTGGGTGTGTGGGGGCCGCTGGAAAGCAGCGAGGCCCGCTACGCCGAAATTGGCCGCGAAATGCTGGTGGGCCAGGACTGGCTGCACCCGCGCCTGCTGGGGATTCAGCATTTTCATAAGCCTCCGTTAACGTATTGGCTGACTGCCGCCGGGCTAGGGCTGTTCGGGGAAACGGCGCTGGGCGTGCGCGTGCTGCCGGTGCTGGCCGTTTTGCTGCAGATTTGGCTGGTGTATGGCCTGGGCCTGCTGCTGTTTCAGCAGGACCGCGCCCGGGCCCTGGCGGCGGCTATTATTTACGGAACCCTGCCCGCTGTTCTGATTTCCGCGCTCAACGTTACCACCGATGCCTACCTGGCCATGCTGGAGCTGGCCGCGGCCTACGGTATTCTGCGCTATTACTATAGGGGCGGCGCACGCTGGCTGTATCTGTTTTGGATTGGGCTGGGGCTGGCCTTTCTCACCAAAGGACCGGTTGGCTTTGTGCTGCCGCTGATGGTGGTTATCGGGCATTATTTTAAACAGAAGCAGCCCCGGCTGCCTTTCACGCGCCACCATGTTATTGGCATAGTGGTGTTTCTGCTGGTGGGCCTGAGCTGGTATCTGTACCTAATGGCCGAAAACCTGGCTTTCCTGCGGTATTTCCTCTTTGAGCACACGGTAAACCGCTTTGCCAATGCGGCTACGTTTAACCGGGCAAAGCCGTGGTGGTTTTACCTGCTGCTGGCCCCGGCTACCAGTCTGCCGTGGTCGGTGGCGCTGATTACGCAGGCCGTGCGCACCCGCTGGAGCATGGTGCCACAGCAGTGGCGCAACGTGCTTATTTTCTGGGTGGTGGTGCCGCTGGTATTCTTCTCTATCTCCAAATCCAAGCTGCTGCTGTACGTGCTGCCGATTTTCCCGGGTATGGCTCTGCTCACGGTGTATTACCTGGGTCGCCTGACCGACGCGGTTCTGCACCGTTGGTATGTGGGGTTTCTGGCGTTCTGGGGATTATTATTAGGTGCTCTTTGTCTGCTACCGATTCTCAGCATAGATAGCCGCCTGCCCATTGAAGCCGGTACGCTCACGGCCGGCCTGGCGGGCGGCGGTGTGGTGCTCATGGTGCTGCTGCTCACGCTCTGGGATGAAGTGCGGATAGTGCCGCGCCTGCTGGTAGCCGCCGGCCTGTTCACCATTACCCTGCTGCTTGCCGCTAAACCGTTACTACAGCAAAACGAGCTGGCCTTCAACGGCAGCCGCCCTCTGGCCGAGTTTCTGCGGGAAAAGCACCTGGATCAGCGGCAGGTATTGGTTTACAACGAGTTGCTGCCTTCCCTGGCGTTTGAGACGGGAAAGATTCCGGTGTCCATTTTTGATGGCAACCACGCCCTGGCCCGCGAAACGCAGTTCGAGCCGAATGACACCTGGAAGCGCACCCTTATCAACCTGCAAAACCCGCAGGAAGAGCCGTATCTCGGCAGCCTGCTCCTACGCCAGCCGGTGCTGCTGGTAAAAGGCGAGCTGCCCGCCCAAAGGCAGTGGCTGCTGCGCTATTTCAAGCAGCACGAGAAAATGGGCAAGTGGACCATTTGGTGGTAATAACTGCTAAAGAAGTGCTATAAAAAAAGCCTGTCATCCTGAGCTTGCGAAGGACCTTCTCACGAAAGAACGAGTCGTTGTTACGCAAGTCGTTCAGTAGTGAGAAGGTCCTTCGCAAGCTCAGGATGACAGGCTTTTAAAGGGAGTGTTTTAAAGGCTCCTCAATAACGCCTTTACACGCTTTACAGCGAATACACTGCCTCCGCCTTTTCCCGCAGGTTATAACTGGATGACATCACCTCGCCATACGCCCCGGCGGAGCGGATAACCACGATGTCGCCGCGGCGGGTTTCGGGTAGCAGCACTTGCCGGCCAAAGGTGTCCGAGGACTCGCAGATGGGGCCCACAACGTCATAGGGCTGCGCCTCGCCCTGGCTGGTGAGGTTTTGAATAGCGTGGTAGCTGCCGTACAAAGCCGGGCGGATCAGCTCCGTCATGCCCGCGTCCAGAATGGCGAAATTGGTTTGCTGGCTGCGCTTTACGAAGAGCACTTTGCTCACCAGGGAGCCGCATTGCGCTACCACGGAGCGGCCCAGCTCTACGTGCACCTGCTGGTTGGGGCGGCGCACCAGGTATTTTTCAAATACCCGGAAATAGCGCTCAAACTCCGGAATCGGGTTGGTGTCGGGGGCGTGGTAGTCGATGCCCAGGCCGCCGCCCACGTTGAGGTGGGGCAGGAAGTGGCCCCGGTCTTCCAGCCAGGTTTGCAGCTCGTTCAGCTTGTGGCTGAGCTTTTCAAACACCGTGAGGTTGGTAATCTGGGAGCCCACGTGCGTGTGCAGGCCAATCAGCTCCAGATTGGTCAGGGTTTCGAACTGATCAATCACGGCCGGCAAATCGGATAGGTTGATGCCGAACTTGTTCGCGTCGAGGCCGGTGGTGATATGCGGATGCGTGTAGGCATCCACGTTGGGGTTGATGCGCAGGGCCACGCGGGCGCGGCGGTTCTGGGCGCCGGCCAACTCATTAAGCACCGTCAGCTCTTCTACTGATTCGGCATTAAAGCACCAGATATCGGCGGCCAGCGCCAGGTTCATTTCCGCATCCGACTTGCCCACACCGGCAAAAACAATGTGGTCGGGTTTGAAACCGGCGGAGAGGGCACGCTGCACCTCGTTGCCGCTCACGCAGTCGGCCCCCAGGCCGTGCTCGCGGATGTGAGCCAGCAGCGGGCCGTTGGTGTTGGCCTTCAGGGCATAGTGCACCTGGAAACCCCGCGGCCGGGCAGCGCGCTGCAGCGCCTCCAGGGTTTGGTCCAACAGGCAGAGGTCATAGTAAAAAAAAGGAGTGGGGCGGTCGAGGACGCCCGCGGGCAAGGTGAAAGCCATTGGAGCAATAGAGGCGGTGTGCCAGAGTCAGAGCTGTAGCCTGACCCCGGCCAGAACAAGTAAAATCAGCGCGGGAAGAAGGGCTAGGCGACGGCTTCCGCTTTGCGGCGAAATAGGCCTTCATTGAGGGCCGTCAGCGCTCGGAGTTTATCGGGGGTATTAATGAGGATGCTGATGTTGTTGGGCGAGCCGCCGTAGCTGATCATGCGCAGCGGAATATCCTGCAGGGCCTCAAATACCTTAAACGCCGCCCCGTGGTTTTCCTGAATCAAGTTGCCTACCAGACAAACAATGGTCTGATTTTCATCGGTTTCCACGGTGCCGAAGCTGCGCAGCTCTTCCAGAATCTGGGGCAGGTGCGAGGAATCATCAATGGTGAGCGACACGGCCACTTCTGAGGTGGTTATCATGTCGATAGGCGTGCGGTAGCGCTCAAATACTTCAAACAGGCGGCGCAGGAAACCGTGGGCCAGCAGCATGCGGCTGCTGCGCACCTTAATGGCCACCAGTCCATCTTTAGCAGCAACCGCCTTAATAGCTTCCGAGCCGGTTTTGGCCGAGATGAGCGTGCCGGGCGCTTCGGGTTGCAGGGTGTTCAGCAACCGCACCGGAATACCGTGCTGGCGGGCCGGCAGAATAGAGCTGGGGTGCAGAATCTTCGCCCCGAAATACGCCAGCTCGGCAGCCTCATCAAACGACAGCTCCCGGATAGGATACGTGTCCTTCACCACGCGTGGGTCGTTGTTGTGCAGGCCGTCGATGTCGGTCCAGATCTGGATTTCCTCTACGCGGGCTGCAGCGCCAATCAAGGAAGCGGAATAGTCGGAGCCGCCGCGCTTGAGGTTGTCGATGAGGCCCTGTGCGTTGCGGCAGATGTAGCCCTGGGTGATGAACAGTTTTTGCCCGGAATGCTCAGCCAGTAGCTGCGTGAGGTGCTCCTGAATGTAGTCGGCGTCGGGCTCTTCGTCTTTGTCCAGGCGCATGAAGTCCAGGGCGGGCAGCAGCACGGCTTCGCGACCCAGAATATCCGTCACGTAGCGGTGGAACAGCTGGGTGCTCAGTAGCTCGCCTTGGGCCAGAATCAGCCGCTCGCCCACGGGCGTGAGCGGGTTGCGCATCAGGTCAAAAATGGCCCGGAAGCAGGCATCCAGCTGGCTAATGGTGGCCGCGGCCACCTCGGCCTGGGGCAGCAGCTCGCGGGCTACCATCAGGTAGTGCTGGCGCAGAATCTCAGTTTGGGCCGTGGCCGCCGTCACCTCGCCGTCATACAGCAAACGGGCCACGGTAACCAAAGCGTTGGTAGTGCCCGACATAGCCGACAGCACCACAATGCGCGGGTCGTTGGCGTGAATCAATTCCGCAACGGTGCGCATCCGCTCCGCCGTTCCGACGGACGTACCGCCAAACTTTAAGACTTTCATATGCTATTCAGGTGTGCTTACTCAGGTACGAAGGAAAGGCAGGTTAGGGCAAAAAAAAGCGCCGGTCTGGGAGGACCGGCGCGGGTAGTTCAAGGCTGAAAGTTTCGAACAGGGGCGACGGTCATGCCAGGCGGCATTTCTTATGTTTTTTGACCATCTTCTTGGCTGCTGATGCGTCCGCACGCACACTCCCGGCAGCAGCCAGCAGCAGAGCAGTAGAAATAGGACGGAACGAGGCAAAAAGCATCAGCAGAAAATCAGCCTTCCCGGAGTGGGAAGTAGTGTTCGAGGCGAAAGTAACGCATTGCGAATAATTTCGGTGCCTTTCGGCTGAAAAAAATCTTCCGCAGGCCCAACCAGGTAATTAATGTGGATAGGATTTAAGTTATTTATATCTGGAAAAGACTAGGCTGTTTGTGGGCTGGAAAGCAAAGCAATAACCGCCTCCGGGTTTTCTACTTCGATAATCAGCTGATCATACTCCTCGTGCTCCAGTTCAATAATCACAGCCTTTTTCTGGTGGTACACGTCCCAGAAAATGCGGCGGTCATCCTTGAAGAAAGTGCCGGCATTAAATAAGCCCGGAATGCTGGTGCCGGGCATGCGCCAGCCTTTCCACCACCCCTTCACCGCTTCCGCATCCTGCCGGGCGCTGCGGATATGTGCCGCCGGTATCTGCAGTTGGCTTTTGAATGCCCAGAGCTTGTGCAGGCCTTTCACATTGAAAAGGATGTTGCTGCCTTCTTTTGTTACTTCGACCATGAGGGAAAGAATTTTATGTAGAAAGTAAAAACAGAACGTCATGCTGAGCTTGCCGAAGCATCTCGCATGGTTTCGTTGCACTATATCATCCTTGCCAGATTAGTGGATCAATAGCTACCCATGTTTGGTTGAAATCCTGAATTAATGCTTCTTTCATGGCCCGAACCCATCCCTTCAATTGTTTCTCCCGTGCTATTGCCTGTATTGGGTCAGCGCACAGTTCGAAATAGTCAACAGATTAGTCTGGTAGCGCCCGGTAAATTTACCTGCCTCTCCCAATCCTGTGTTATGTTCTTCCAACCGACGCTGCAGGTCATTAGTCATTCCAATATAGAGCACAGTTCGAATAGGGTTGGTAAGAATATAGACGTACATAAAGGCTTTACTTTTTCAGAACTGATAATGTAAAACGGTCATGCTGAGCGTAGCCGAAGCATCTCGCTAGTGTGGTAACTATTGATTAGCACCACAACCTCAGCACGCGAGATGCTTCGGCTGCGCTCAGCATGACGTTCTATTTTAGTGCTCTAAACTACTTCACCGGCTTAATACTCACTGCCGTTCCGCCACCCGCGGCCAGTTGCAGCTTCAGCGCTGATTTGCTGTTCACCTTCAGCTTCCGAATCTGGTAGGCCATGGGGTTTTTGTCCCAGGAAGCGCCTTTGCCGTCGGCGTAGATGGTGGCTTCGTAGCGCTGGCCGGGTTTCAGGAAGTCCAGCTTCACGGTTTGGTTGCGGGCATTTTCATCGGTGATGGCGCCGAGGTACCACTCGTCTTTGCCTTTGGCCTGGCGGGCTATGGTGAGAAAGTCGCCGGGCTCGGCGGCCAGGATTCGGGTGTCGTCCCAATCCACAGCTACATCTTTAATGAACTGGAAGGCGTCGGGGTGCTTTTCGTAGGCTTCGGGCAGGTCGGCGGCCATTTGCAGGGGGCTGTACATGGTTACGTACAGGGCCAGCTGCTTGGTGAGGGTGGTGTGCACCTGCCGGCCTTTATTGCGCTCGGGGTTCCAGCTTTCCAGCTGAATCTGGAAGATGCCGGGCGTATAGTCCATGGGGCCGCCCATGAGGCGGGTGAAGGGCAGAATGGTTTCGTGCTCGGGCGGGTTGCCCTCGCTCCAGGCGTTGAACTCGTTGCCGCGGGCGGCCTCATTGGCCAGCCAGTTGGGGTAGGTGCGGTGCATACCCGTAGGCCGCACCGATTCGTGCATGTCTACCATAATCTGCTGGCGGGCCATGTGGTCGGCGGTGCGGTTGTAGTGGTTTACCATCCACTGGCCATCGTGGTGCTCCCCGCGCGGGATAATGCGGCCCACGTAGCCGGTTTTCACGGCATCGTAGCCGTGCGCCTTCATAAAGCGCAAAGCCTCATCCTGGCGGCGCTCGTAGTTGGTCACGGAGCCGGAAGTTTCG carries:
- a CDS encoding transglutaminase domain-containing protein, with amino-acid sequence MKPLLLCGLLLSCGTAVAQSTTYQGLPVIKAHQAQADYRLGREWVKGNWRIASEASPDVLNLTLHAGKETVVFRTDQDSISYTLKPSSAQRFYVRLDDGRYALTELRATAFAIEPLRFERARPTPPYAFRYEAGSGNTYLTQLRQQYNLDAVVQGAQNDTERALRLLHWVHQQWDHNGSNQPTKSDAISILEEVKLGKQFRCVEYGIVATSCLNAFGLKSRVLALKTKDVETTESGAGHVLLETWLPDLQKWVLLDGQWDIMPVLRGKPLNAVEFQQAIAKHYKDLEIRSLSGASKMSYVNWIAPYLYYLDVKFDNREGLGLERAKVNGKGSLMLVPAGAKEPTVFQVQNPINYCLYTRSLAAFYAKPE
- a CDS encoding DUF2905 family protein, which translates into the protein MAPQLGKLLLLLGLGLAVLGAFIWLGGGSLLSWFGRLPGDIRVERPGFRLYVPLVSILLVSLLISLIIWLVRRLG
- a CDS encoding prolipoprotein diacylglyceryl transferase family protein — its product is MGPVPSLLWAIPADPHFDFYTLFYVLAFTLNLGLLVWEGHRRGYPLRTWLVVLACTTLMFIIGTKMLAFTGPEWRGLLLTGHWPDSEARTVLGGALAGTLTLLALRRPFGFSWHVFDAFTLPMCAALMVQCVGCTLTGCCFGELTHSSWGLTYPPDTLPYLWQVSQGLLPAGAAHSLPVHPTQLYSLLACAAVGGVLLLTRNRAWPGGSRRLLHMGLLLAARFLIEFWRNPAGEQVGAAEHMHGGLLLKQVQWALLLLAPLFLLGWALLIRRAAQPERVPGNYPVRNLLGVAGMLVLTAWLGQWALTLPEVLVVKVMLLAVILLEGGAWLLGTPQAVRPFRVSVPLGLACTLFLLTSQIPADSAQATPKSYYTVAAAWSQGSFQRQQNTYGGGCGGNSALLPYQHEYTTGSLDVSKTIMPSYDATGSHKAEKTFGLRLHLGSDQQVPLFDDSLQISSRKKHTSLYSLNPYMQGDRRYFGVGLGLMFGNLGYHERKYGDEISLVEIQGSLRLGQRQSVYAQADYNFLGYGPGNPQHRLGVGTGFGGTRWRLLAGGARAKGYELLPGTSRWSGFAEARGQLAPHWGVNAFVLFGNEYQRQVGIQVSRRLGEKSR
- a CDS encoding SDR family oxidoreductase is translated as MKILLTGATGYIGQRLLPLLVEAGHEVVCLVRDARRFQLPAGQQNNVTVVEGDLLKPETLHTFPADLDAAYYLVHSMSGHTKDFFRAEQQSAQHFAAALNQTAACQIIYLSGIANDRALSTHLRSRRAVEKELKKSAKAALTVLRASIIIGSGSASFEIIRDLVEKLPVMVTPRWLNSRCQPIGIRDVMSYLTAVLNNPACLGRSFDIGGPDVLTYREMLQGLAAVRGYRRYIITVPVLTPRLSSWWLYLVTKTTFSLAQSLVESLRNDTVADPARSIQEVIPHPCMSYREALQLAFQRIEQNEVLSSWSDALSSGVMPRNYMDHIQMPQHGMLQDRQTLRFTRDPEQVRRNIWQIGGDRGWYKVDWLWKVRGFLDKLVGGVGLRRGRRSPTDLRAGDPLDFWRVLVADQEGRRLLLYAEMKLPGEAWLQFRILDNPDGSHTLEQLAAFRPYGLAGRLYWYAMLPFHAVIFKGMVENIVEYEAPARKPQRAPGVDVSPSAKH
- a CDS encoding sce7726 family protein — encoded protein: MNDPEIRALLYPLLQSGMYVDELPTGTTRADVVHITEHFMHGYELKGDADTLQRVAKQLPCYSQAYDFVTFVITEKHVLKLVPLLPEWVGILVASADGLQLHRPALYNATVERPAVAALLRLEEIKQFLLARGLAGVSTLRRREVLSFLRTTQLVPLSELAKHVRERLMGRMEERLAFRAERKAEREKRPARKSRRPKKRKR
- a CDS encoding ArnT family glycosyltransferase — its product is MPLPITSRTWLWLFLAALGLSFLIGLGVWGPLESSEARYAEIGREMLVGQDWLHPRLLGIQHFHKPPLTYWLTAAGLGLFGETALGVRVLPVLAVLLQIWLVYGLGLLLFQQDRARALAAAIIYGTLPAVLISALNVTTDAYLAMLELAAAYGILRYYYRGGARWLYLFWIGLGLAFLTKGPVGFVLPLMVVIGHYFKQKQPRLPFTRHHVIGIVVFLLVGLSWYLYLMAENLAFLRYFLFEHTVNRFANAATFNRAKPWWFYLLLAPATSLPWSVALITQAVRTRWSMVPQQWRNVLIFWVVVPLVFFSISKSKLLLYVLPIFPGMALLTVYYLGRLTDAVLHRWYVGFLAFWGLLLGALCLLPILSIDSRLPIEAGTLTAGLAGGGVVLMVLLLTLWDEVRIVPRLLVAAGLFTITLLLAAKPLLQQNELAFNGSRPLAEFLREKHLDQRQVLVYNELLPSLAFETGKIPVSIFDGNHALARETQFEPNDTWKRTLINLQNPQEEPYLGSLLLRQPVLLVKGELPAQRQWLLRYFKQHEKMGKWTIWW